In the Corynebacterium kroppenstedtii genome, one interval contains:
- a CDS encoding pyruvate dehydrogenase: MARNVAEQLVDALEKQGVSRVFGLVGDSLNPIVDAIRQSSIEWVHCYNEESAAFAAGAHSVVTGELSVCAGSCGPGNTHMIQGLYDAHRNGGKVLALASQIPSKEIGSGFFQETHPEKLFEECSGYCELVNSAAQAGRCIHAAIQSTLAGHGVSVVSFPGDISMQEAVETPSLEGNFSVQNGEVHPSRKQLRDLADAINKADKVTMFGGIGCAGARDELFAVAEKIKSPLGHSYAGKEVLHYDNPYDVGMSGLLGYGACTAAFDNADLLILVGTDFPYTDFLPTTPTAQIDINGAHIGRRTHVEYPVVGDVKSTMAELLPLLEEKTDRSFLDSMLKKQQRNLKHVISAYTKNVSKHTPIHPEFLAYNLDDLADDDAIFTADTGMCNVWHARYIMAGPNRRLLASYRHGTMANALPQAIGAQAADRKRQVISMSGDGGLSMLMGELLTVQLHQLPIKMVVFNNSTLGMVKLEMMVQGIPDFGTDHAKFNYADIARAVGIKAYRVEDPKDVRSTLQEALAHPGPVLIDVQTDPNALSIPPDISLEQVSGFTKAAVRTVLDGGVGKMINIANSNLRNIPRPSGFKGIG, encoded by the coding sequence ATGGCACGTAATGTCGCAGAACAGCTAGTAGATGCTCTGGAAAAGCAGGGTGTTAGCAGAGTGTTCGGCTTGGTGGGCGACAGTCTTAACCCGATTGTTGACGCTATCCGGCAAAGTTCAATTGAGTGGGTTCACTGCTATAACGAGGAGTCTGCTGCTTTCGCTGCGGGAGCACACTCTGTCGTTACCGGCGAACTCTCCGTTTGTGCTGGATCGTGTGGTCCGGGTAATACACACATGATTCAGGGGCTGTATGACGCTCACCGCAACGGTGGGAAGGTATTGGCCCTCGCTAGCCAGATTCCGTCGAAAGAAATCGGTTCCGGCTTCTTCCAAGAAACGCACCCCGAGAAGCTTTTTGAAGAATGCTCCGGGTACTGCGAACTGGTGAACTCAGCTGCTCAGGCGGGCCGCTGTATCCACGCCGCTATCCAGTCGACGTTGGCTGGTCACGGTGTGTCCGTGGTGTCTTTCCCCGGTGACATCTCCATGCAGGAGGCCGTTGAGACTCCGTCGCTGGAAGGCAACTTCTCGGTTCAGAATGGGGAAGTGCACCCCAGCCGGAAGCAGCTCCGTGACCTTGCCGATGCAATTAATAAGGCTGACAAGGTGACGATGTTCGGTGGTATCGGTTGTGCCGGTGCTCGGGATGAGCTCTTCGCCGTTGCGGAGAAAATTAAGTCCCCTCTCGGCCACTCCTATGCCGGCAAGGAAGTCTTGCACTATGACAACCCATACGACGTCGGTATGTCCGGCCTCCTCGGTTACGGTGCATGTACTGCAGCATTCGACAACGCTGATCTTTTGATCTTGGTCGGTACCGACTTCCCTTATACAGACTTCTTGCCGACGACGCCCACCGCGCAGATCGACATCAACGGTGCTCATATTGGCCGACGTACCCACGTCGAGTACCCAGTCGTTGGTGATGTGAAGTCCACCATGGCGGAGCTACTCCCGTTGTTGGAAGAAAAGACCGACCGCAGCTTCCTCGATTCGATGTTGAAGAAGCAGCAGCGGAACCTGAAGCACGTTATCTCCGCATACACCAAGAACGTGTCCAAGCACACGCCGATCCACCCCGAATTCTTGGCGTACAACCTAGACGATCTGGCCGACGACGACGCCATCTTCACAGCCGACACCGGTATGTGCAATGTGTGGCATGCGCGCTACATCATGGCCGGCCCCAACCGTCGGCTGTTAGCGTCTTACCGCCACGGAACGATGGCGAATGCCTTGCCGCAGGCGATCGGCGCACAGGCTGCCGATCGTAAACGCCAGGTCATTTCGATGTCCGGCGATGGTGGTCTCTCCATGCTGATGGGTGAGCTGCTGACGGTGCAGCTTCACCAACTGCCCATCAAGATGGTGGTCTTCAACAACTCCACGCTGGGCATGGTCAAGCTCGAGATGATGGTTCAGGGTATCCCCGATTTCGGAACTGATCACGCGAAGTTCAATTACGCTGATATTGCTCGCGCGGTAGGAATCAAGGCGTACCGTGTGGAAGACCCGAAGGACGTCCGCTCGACGCTTCAAGAGGCGCTGGCCCACCCCGGTCCGGTGTTGATTGATGTCCAGACCGATCCGAACGCGCTGTCGATTCCGCCGGACATCTCCCTGGAGCAGGTGAGCGGCTTTACCAAGGCTGCTGTCCGCACTGTACTTGACGGCGGTGTCGGCAAGATGATTAACATCGCGAACTCGAACCTGCGTAATATTCCTCGTCCCTCCGGATTTAAGGGAATTGGTTAG
- a CDS encoding MarR family winged helix-turn-helix transcriptional regulator: MSDSSAIWLSPQQQHVWRSFLRFHDELNTVIARQLHNEGDLSLADFEVLVNLSEAPDGELRVTLLADRMLWERSRLSHQVSRMQKRGLVIRNDDPHDGRASVVSVTDKGRKAIEHVAPGHVDTVRRNLFTQLEDGDVDYLSTVFDRLLNAIHTNNPDIPTCACPPAETTRT, encoded by the coding sequence ATGTCCGATTCTTCCGCGATCTGGCTGAGCCCGCAGCAACAACACGTCTGGCGATCATTCTTACGGTTTCATGATGAACTCAACACGGTGATCGCCCGGCAATTACATAACGAGGGTGATCTGTCCCTGGCAGACTTTGAGGTCCTCGTCAATTTAAGCGAAGCCCCCGACGGAGAACTCCGTGTCACCCTCCTGGCCGACCGTATGCTGTGGGAGCGCAGCCGACTGTCACATCAAGTCAGCAGAATGCAGAAACGTGGTCTCGTTATCCGTAACGACGACCCCCATGACGGGCGTGCCTCTGTCGTTTCCGTCACCGATAAGGGCCGAAAGGCTATTGAGCACGTCGCGCCCGGTCACGTCGACACTGTGCGCAGAAACCTTTTCACACAATTAGAGGATGGCGACGTCGACTATCTCTCGACCGTTTTCGATCGGCTTCTTAACGCTATCCACACCAACAATCCCGACATACCGACGTGCGCATGCCCGCCAGCGGAGACCACACGAACTTAA